A region of the Aggregicoccus sp. 17bor-14 genome:
CGCACGGGCTCGCGGGGAGCGGCGTGCCCCACGTCGCCCGCGTAGGCGGTGGGCAGGCTCGGGGCGCTGCCCGGGGTGCGGCCCGCGCTGAGCTCGTCGAGCACCAGCGAGGGATCGCGCAGCACGCACAGCCGGCGCACCATGTTCTCCAGCTCGCGCACGTTGCCCGGCCAGTTGTACTCGCCGAAGGCGCGCAGCACCTCGGTGGGCAGCTCGGAGACGCTGGAGATGAAGTTGCGCCCGTACTTCTTGAGGAAGTGATCGGTGAGCGGGACCACGTCCTCCATGCGCTCGCGCAGGGGCGGCAGGCGGATGGCCACCACGTTGAGGCGGTAGTAGAGGTCCTCGCGGAAGTTGCCCAGCTCGATCTCGCGCTCGAGGTCGCGGTTGGTGGCCACCACCACGCGGCTGTCCACGCGCACGCTCTTCTTGCCGCCGACGCGGAAGAACTCCTCGTCCTGCAGGACCTGGAGCAGCTTCGCCTGGAGGCGGATCGCCATCTCGCCGATCTCGTCCAGGAAGATGGTGCCCTGGTCGGCGAGCTCGAACTTGCCCGGCTTCTCGGCCGTGGCGCCGGTGAAGGCGCCGCGCTCGTGGCCGAACAGCTCGCTCTCCAGCAGCTCGCCGGGCAGCGCGGCGCAGTTCACCTTGATGAAGGGGCGCGCGCGGCGGCGGCTGCGCGCGTGGATCTCGCGCGCGATGACCTCCTTGCCGGTGCCGGACTCACCCAGCAGCAGCACGGGCACGTCCGTGTCCGCGATGCGCTCCACCAGCGCGCGGGCGCGGCGCATGGAGGGCGCAGTGGAGATGAGCACGCGGCTGTCGCCGTCCGGCACCGCCGCCTCGGGCAGGCGCTCGCGGGCGCGCGGCTCGGGCGGGCGCGCGCTGCTGCGGCGGCCCAGCGCGCGGCTGAGCACGTCCTCGAGCTCCGCGTTGTCGAAGGGCTTGGACAGGTAGTCCGTGGCGCCCAGCTTCATGGCGCGCACCGCGTCATCCTGCCCGGTGAGCGCCGAGAGCACGATCACCGGCGCCGTGCCCCCGTTGCTGCGGTAGCGGCCCAGCACCTCGAGGCCGCTCATCTCCGGCATCATCACGTCCAGGAGCACCGCATCGAAGGAGCCGCCCGCCAGCATCTCCAGCGCCTGCGCGCCGCTGGAGGCCGAGCGCACCTGGTAGCCCGAGCTGCCCAGGAACTCGGCCAGGAACGTGCGCACCGACTCTTCGTCATCCACCACCAGCACTGCGATCCGATCCATCCCCATCTCCCTCGCCCCTTTCCTGCCACCCCGATGCTCTGCTCACGCCGCAAGCCCCGCCCGCGCGGGGGGCGGCGCCACCTCAAATCGAAAGCCTCGGCCCGCTCGCCGTGCGGCGTGCCTCGCGGCCGCGCCGCAGATCCGCGAGCGCCGCCGTCAACAGCTGGCCCGGGCTGCCCACCGTGTCCGGGAAGCTCACCGAACCGAGCGAGACGTCCGTGCGCACCACCTTGCCCTCCACCTGGAAGCGCGCCTGCTCGAAGCGCGCGTGCACGCGCCCGGTCAGCTCCGCCACCGACTCCTGCGGCGTGCCCGGCAGGAAGAGCGCGAAGGCCTCCTCGTCCACGCGGGCCACCACGTCCGCCTCGCGCACCGTCTGGCCCAGCACCACGGCCGCGTACACCAGCAGCCGCTCCGCCACGCCGCGCCCGTAGGTCTTGCGGAAGGGCCCCATCCCGTCCACGCACGCGGCCACCAGCGAGAAGGTCCCGCCGAAGCGCTCGGCGCGCCGCACCTCCTGGCCGATCAGCGCGAGCAGGAAGGGGCGCGTGAAGGCGCCAGTGAGCGGATCGTGCAGCGTGGTGTGCGCGTCCTCGGAGCGGGTCGCGCGCTGCACGCTCTCGCGCAGCCGCAGCTGGGCGTAGAGCTTGAGCGGCAGCTCGCCGCCGTCGTACCCCGCGTAGCCGCGCGGCGCGAGGTCTACGCACTGCCCGCGCTCGGTGCAGAAGCGCCGCGCCTCCGGGTCCGAGGCGTCCACCAGGTAGAGCAGCGGCACGCAGCCGTGCGAGAGCTGGCGGATGCGGCGCGCCACGCCCAGCGCGCTGTAGTCCGGGCCCTGCGCCGCGAGCACCACGGCGTCCGGGCGCAGCACCTGGAAGAGCGGCACGGCGGCCTCGTAGCGGCTGAGCGGCACGACGCGGAAGCCCGCGTCCATCAGCACGACGCGGGTCGCCTCCAGGCTCTCCGCCCGCGGCTCCACGAGGAGCACGGTCGGAGCCTGACGCCCGCCGCCTGCCGATGCTGCCCGCTTGGCCTTCACACCCACCGCCCCGACCCCCGGCCCGTCCGCATTTTCTTCCCCACCGCTCAGGCCCCTTGCCTACCCAGAATTACAGCCCCGACCGCCTGGCTGCCCCCGCTATCCCCTGATTCTTCCTGGGATGGGGCATGAAGTTGCTCACCCTGGCCGCCGGTTTGAGCAACAGCTGTGCCACGGGCTTCCCTTCATGCGCCCTCGGCTGCCCGCTCGCGCAGGCGTGCCTCGAGCGCGCCCTCGTCCACCGCGTGGTGGAAGGCGCGCTGCCCGTCGATGAACACCACGGGGATGTCGAAGCGCAGCTCGGCGAAGCGCTCGGGCGACATCCGCACGTCGTGCACGTAGAGCTCGAAGGGCACGCGCTCGCGCACGCGCTCGATCACGGCCAGGGCTTTGTCGCAGAGCGAGCAGGCAGGTTTTGAGTAGAGATCGACTCTCATCGGTTGCAGGATGGGGCGCGATGCGCGGCCTTGCAGGCGATTTCGCGACGATGCCCCTCAAGGATCTCGTCGTCTACCTCGGCAACCGCCGCGCCACGGGTGCGCTCCGCCTCGAGCGCGCGGGCGTCCAGAAGCAGGTGGCGCTGCGCGACGGTCAGGTGGTGAACGCGAGCAGCAACCAGCCGCGCGAGTACTTCGGTCAGTTCCTCATCAACATGGGGCACCTGACGGAAGAGCAGTTCATGAAGGCCTACGCCACCCAGAAGCAGACCCGCGTCTTCCTCGGGAAGATCCTGGTCATGATCGGGCTGGTCACCGAGCAGGCCGTGCTCAGCGCGCTGAACATGAAGTTCCGCGAGACCCTGCTGGACGCCTTCGCCTGGGACGAGGGCGCCTTCAGCTTCGACCCGGACGCCACCCTGCCCTCCTTCGAGGGCATGGAGGTGGTGGTGGACCTGCTGGACATCCACCGCGAGGGCGAGTTCCGCGAGACCGCGTGGCAGGCCATCCGCCAGGCCTTCCCCTCCGGCTCGGTGCGGCTCGCCGTGGACGAGAGCCGGCTGCCGCAGCCGCCCAAGCCCGGCAGCCTCGATGCGCGCCTCGTGGCCCTCATCCACGAGGACATGACCATCGACGACATGGTCCTCGCGCTGCACGCCTCGGACTTCTTCCTCTACCAGCGCCTCTACGCGCTCTACCGGCTGGAGGCGGTGCGCGTGGCGGAGGAGCCCTTGAACCTGGGCGAGGCGCTCGAGGAGCCGCCCAGCGTCATCGGCGCCGAGTCCCCCGCGAGCGAGGTGGTGGCCGCGGCGCGCAACTTCCTGGACGCGGGCAACCTGCGCGACGGCGAGGCGCTCGCGCGCCGCGCGCACGAGATGGACCCCTCCACCGAGACGGCCGAGCTGCTCAAGGGCGCGGAGAGCGCGCTGCTCGGCCAGCTGCGCCGCGAGCTGCTGGATCGCCCCCAGGTGCCCAGCCTCCTGGTGCCCCCGGCGCACCTCAAGACGCTCGCGCTCACCGCCCCCGAGCGCTACCTGCTCAGCCGCATCGACGGGCGCCGGGACGTGGCGAACATCGTCCACGTCTCGCCCCTGCAGGAGCTCGAGGCGCTGCGCTACCTGCAGGGCTTCGTGGACTCCGGGTTGGTGCGGATGACGCCCAAGCCGCGCGCCACCCCGTCCCCCCGCTAGCCGGCGCGCGCGGGCGTCGAGCGCTCCACGTGGCGCTGCAGCACGCGGCCGATGCGTCCGAACACCTCGCGCAGCTGCGTGGGCTCGGGCAGCAGGGTGACGCGGAAGTGGTTGCGCCAGGGGACGTTGAAGCTCGAGCCCGGCACCACCAGCACGTCCTCGGTCTCCAGCAGCTCGAGCGCGAAGCGGTGATCGTCGAAGCCCGCGGCGGCCGTCCCCACCACCGCCGGGAAGGCGTACAGCGCGCCGGCCGGGGCCACCAGCTCCAGGTGGGGACTCGCCTCCACGCACTCGCGGATGGCGCGCCGCGCTTCGTAGAGCCGGCCGCCGGGCGCGCACAGGGGCGCGATGGTGTCCTCGCCGTGCAGGGCCGCCTCGATGGCGAACTGCCCCGGGACGTTGGCGCACAGCCGCAGCGCGCCGAGCAGATCCATCGCGCGGTGCAGGTCGGCGCTCGCGGCCGGGTCTCCGGAGAGCACCGCCCAGCCCACGCGCCAGCCGCAGGCGCGGTGCACCTTGCTCAGGCCGCCGAAGGAGATGCAGGGCAGGTCGCCTGCGAGCGGCGCGAGCGGCTCGAAGCGCGCCCCGTCGTAGAGGATCGAGTCGTAGATCTCGTCCGAGAGCAGCAGCAGCCCGTGGCGCTGCGCCACCGCCACCAGCTGCTCGAGCAGCGCGCGCGGGTATACGGCGCCGGTGGGGTTGTTCGGGTTGATCAGCACCAGCGCCCGGGTGCGCGGCGTCACCAGGCGCTCGAGCTCCTGCGGATCCGGCAGGAAGCCGTTCTGGGCGCGGCACGCGTAGTACACGGGGCGGCCGTCGTTGAGGATGGTGGCGGCGCTCCACAGCGGGTAGTCCGGCGAGGGCAGCAGCACCTCGTCGCCGGGGTTGAGCAGCGCGCGCAGCGTGAGATCGATGAGCTCGCTCACGCCATTGCCCACGAACACCCGCTCCGCGCTCGCGCCCGGGGTCCCGCGCGCGCGGTGGTAGCGGGCGATGGCCTCGCGCGCCGCCGGCAGCCCCTGCTGGTGCGTGTAGGGGTCGGTGTCGGCGATGCGCTCGGCGATCGCGCGCTGCAGGTGCTCGGGGGCGCGGAAGCCGAAGGCGCCGGGATTGCCGATGTTGAGCTTGATCTGCTTGCGGCCCTGCCCCTCCAGCTCGCGCGCGCGCCGGGCGAGCTCTCCGCGGATCTCGTAGCGGACCTCGGACAGGCGCTCGCGGGTCTTCAGGGGGACGGGGGGCATGGGCACTCCGGCAGCGAGAGGCGCTTCAGGGGGTGGCGGTGGCGCTCACGGCCGGGGCGGCCACCCCGCCATCCACCGCCTCGGAGCCGCCGGTGGCGGCGACGGCGGGGGCCGCGGGCGCGGCCACGTGCGCGGGGGCGCGCTCGAGGCCGAGGCGCAGCGCCTCGCGCGCGACGTAGGCGGCGCGGATGCGCCACTTGGGCTCGTTGACGATGACCGCAGCCACGGCCACCTGGGGGTTGTCCCGCGGCGCGAAGCCCACGAACCACGAGTAGTCGCGGAAGGGCGCCTTGTCCGCGAGCGTCCCGGTCTTGCCCACCGCCCCCTTCACCTGGAAGCCGCGCTGGCGGAACACCGCGC
Encoded here:
- a CDS encoding sigma-54 dependent transcriptional regulator, translating into MDRIAVLVVDDEESVRTFLAEFLGSSGYQVRSASSGAQALEMLAGGSFDAVLLDVMMPEMSGLEVLGRYRSNGGTAPVIVLSALTGQDDAVRAMKLGATDYLSKPFDNAELEDVLSRALGRRSSARPPEPRARERLPEAAVPDGDSRVLISTAPSMRRARALVERIADTDVPVLLLGESGTGKEVIAREIHARSRRRARPFIKVNCAALPGELLESELFGHERGAFTGATAEKPGKFELADQGTIFLDEIGEMAIRLQAKLLQVLQDEEFFRVGGKKSVRVDSRVVVATNRDLEREIELGNFREDLYYRLNVVAIRLPPLRERMEDVVPLTDHFLKKYGRNFISSVSELPTEVLRAFGEYNWPGNVRELENMVRRLCVLRDPSLVLDELSAGRTPGSAPSLPTAYAGDVGHAAPREPVRSLGGAGASVASTEVLEMPPRGHAGAVTLNEPFGRPLPPPPRYANPFDMPQPPPPPPSMPEADMSLKDIGKRAAMLAEREAILSMLQRTAWNKRRAAGKLRISYKALLYKIKECGIIDPRASAEF
- a CDS encoding aminotransferase class I/II-fold pyridoxal phosphate-dependent enzyme — protein: MPPVPLKTRERLSEVRYEIRGELARRARELEGQGRKQIKLNIGNPGAFGFRAPEHLQRAIAERIADTDPYTHQQGLPAAREAIARYHRARGTPGASAERVFVGNGVSELIDLTLRALLNPGDEVLLPSPDYPLWSAATILNDGRPVYYACRAQNGFLPDPQELERLVTPRTRALVLINPNNPTGAVYPRALLEQLVAVAQRHGLLLLSDEIYDSILYDGARFEPLAPLAGDLPCISFGGLSKVHRACGWRVGWAVLSGDPAASADLHRAMDLLGALRLCANVPGQFAIEAALHGEDTIAPLCAPGGRLYEARRAIRECVEASPHLELVAPAGALYAFPAVVGTAAAGFDDHRFALELLETEDVLVVPGSSFNVPWRNHFRVTLLPEPTQLREVFGRIGRVLQRHVERSTPARAG
- a CDS encoding diguanylate cyclase — its product is MLLVEPRAESLEATRVVLMDAGFRVVPLSRYEAAVPLFQVLRPDAVVLAAQGPDYSALGVARRIRQLSHGCVPLLYLVDASDPEARRFCTERGQCVDLAPRGYAGYDGGELPLKLYAQLRLRESVQRATRSEDAHTTLHDPLTGAFTRPFLLALIGQEVRRAERFGGTFSLVAACVDGMGPFRKTYGRGVAERLLVYAAVVLGQTVREADVVARVDEEAFALFLPGTPQESVAELTGRVHARFEQARFQVEGKVVRTDVSLGSVSFPDTVGSPGQLLTAALADLRRGREARRTASGPRLSI
- a CDS encoding glutaredoxin family protein, which encodes MRVDLYSKPACSLCDKALAVIERVRERVPFELYVHDVRMSPERFAELRFDIPVVFIDGQRAFHHAVDEGALEARLRERAAEGA
- a CDS encoding DUF4388 domain-containing protein, whose protein sequence is MRGLAGDFATMPLKDLVVYLGNRRATGALRLERAGVQKQVALRDGQVVNASSNQPREYFGQFLINMGHLTEEQFMKAYATQKQTRVFLGKILVMIGLVTEQAVLSALNMKFRETLLDAFAWDEGAFSFDPDATLPSFEGMEVVVDLLDIHREGEFRETAWQAIRQAFPSGSVRLAVDESRLPQPPKPGSLDARLVALIHEDMTIDDMVLALHASDFFLYQRLYALYRLEAVRVAEEPLNLGEALEEPPSVIGAESPASEVVAAARNFLDAGNLRDGEALARRAHEMDPSTETAELLKGAESALLGQLRRELLDRPQVPSLLVPPAHLKTLALTAPERYLLSRIDGRRDVANIVHVSPLQELEALRYLQGFVDSGLVRMTPKPRATPSPR